The Heyndrickxia acidicola sequence GCGGACCGAGTATATTTTCTAGGACTGACCAGAAGATCCAAAGCAAGAATGGAGATACATTAAGACAGGATGCGGAATAGCTGTGTTATTTATTCAGGAGTTGTCTTACTTGTGGTCATTCCTTTTTATAAGAGTATCTATGCGTTACATAATGCATGTTAAATATGGTCGATAAGCCTACTATCTAAAAGTGGGTTTCATTTATTTTCCTCATAAGAAAGGAATGAATTGTTATAAAACATGCTCCCATAATCCAAGTTTTCCTTTCGCTGGAATCAATTTGTCCAGCAACTGCATTTCCTTAACTTGCCAAGCATAGCCTCCTACTTCAAAGTCACCTAAAAAGTAGTCATTGCCTGATACTATTTGTCCATCTTCCAGGACTGCCCATGTCTTATTGTTTTCTATAACCTTTAAACATTTTTCAAGCTGGCATACAGCAATAATCATGCCAGTTGGAAGATTGTCTTTTGTGTAACCATGCTTGCCGAGCAATGCTTGGATTGCCACATGATCACAAACCGCCTTATCTATTTTTTTACTTGTGTGAATAGCCAGCGGACCACGATAATTCGTTCTCCATGACCTTGTTTCAAACTTGGCCTCCCTAAGGACAAAAAGGCTTGCCCAAGGCTGGATCATTGATAAAACCTTCATATAATGGCCTCCAACCTAAATTCATTTTCTCTATAGAGTGTCCATGTAGAAAAAGATTATGACTAGTTTGTTTTAGTTTCTAAACTATATTGTTAGCTTATAAAATAGTGGTTTACAAACAAGACCACCACAGTAAACTGGCACCTATGTCAAGGACACAATAAAAAAAGAAATTAAGCAACTAAAAGATGATTCCTATATTGAATAGGGGTCATTTTTTTAAATTCCACTGATATCGATAATTGTTATAGTAAACCATATAATGATTAATTTTCGTCTTTAATTCTTTCAATGTTCTAACCGATCGATAATCGACTTCATCTTTTAAATGGCCAAAGAATGACTCTTGGGAGGCATTATTCCAACAGTTCCCTCTCCGAGACATAGATTGACTCAGGCCATGTTTTTTTAATAACTTTTGGTATCTTGGGCTTGTGTAATGGCTTCCTTGGTCCGAATGGATAAGGGCATCTTTATGTAGAGTAACTTTTGTATTGATTAATTTATTATTCGACTTAGTTGTGATGTCTAAAGTGATACGACTAGAAACATGATAAGCTAGGATTTCGTTAGTAGAAGCATCTTTTACGGGCGACAAATAAGCCATACAACTACCGTTATATGGTAAATAGGTAATGTCGTTAATAACACTTTTTCTGGAACTCCTTGCTTAAATTCTCTGTTTAACTTGTTTTGGGACAACCTAGTGCTCCTTTGTTTCTTTAGCAATCTTTTTATAAGGATTCGCCCTCCTATGAGGTTAGACAATTCCATATTTCTTCATAATTCTTTGTATCTTTTTACGACTAAAGATAAGGTCATAGTCATTCTCCAATATCATTTTTATGGATCGTGATCCTTTCTTATATCCCCGTCGTTTAAATGATTTTAATTTGATTTCTTTCGCTTCCAAATCCAATTGCTCTTTTGCTTCCCAGACCGAGGATGCCTTTAGGTAGCTATAATATAATAACCAGAACGGGAGACCTCTAAAAGTTCACAAAAATACTTGGTCATTCGCTTGAAGTGATTTTGTTCAATGGTCTCATGAATCAATTGATATACTCTACTCGGATTTAAGTTCTCGCTTCTGTTTAGCAGCCTCCTTTCTGTCGCTTCTAGCTTTTTTAATAGCTCCACTGTCCCTCCAGTAGCTTGATTCTTGCTTCCTGCCTTTCAATGAATTCGGACGGTGTAAGTTCCCGTTTTAATGGTCTGCCAGACCCTGTCTTCCTCGAATCGGTAAGCCCAATTAATCCATTGTTTTCAAAAGCTTTCTTCCACCTATGAGCTGATTGTTCAATTCGCTTCATTCCTATAACTTCCACATCAAATCCGTTTTCTTTAAAGATTTGTCGACGTAGTTTACCAGCCAGATACTCATCTATGAATCTATTTTTAAAGGAATCAGTATAGGTAATAGCTCGCTCGCTAACATGTTGAACATTTGGATTCTTTTGAAGTGTTTTTATCTCTTTAGTTGAAAATGTTATCTTACTCATGATGTCCCCTAATCCTCATATCTTAAAATTCAAGTATATAAAAAAATACCTGTAGTAAGAAATGTACCCGAGGTTTCTTTGGTGAAAATATTTAATACCGTTAGAACAGGTGTACACCTCAAAAACCTTGTACAATTGAAGTTCTGTTATATGAAAGTTGTTCAATTTCTTAAACATACGATTGCATAGCTTAAGTATGAAATAAAAATGTGAAAGAGACAGTTTGGTAACTGCCTCTCTTTTTACTCTTCTTTCACAAAAGCACCCGTTCGTAAAAGTTATCTTATAAACAGAGAACGTTCATAATTTAATTTTTAAGTTTTATGAACGCGAAAGAATGCCATTTTTAAACAAAAA is a genomic window containing:
- a CDS encoding ASCH domain-containing protein, which codes for MKVLSMIQPWASLFVLREAKFETRSWRTNYRGPLAIHTSKKIDKAVCDHVAIQALLGKHGYTKDNLPTGMIIAVCQLEKCLKVIENNKTWAVLEDGQIVSGNDYFLGDFEVGGYAWQVKEMQLLDKLIPAKGKLGLWEHVL